The Mauremys reevesii isolate NIE-2019 linkage group 22, ASM1616193v1, whole genome shotgun sequence genomic interval ggaggggcggggtcagggcgggggaggaggggctagGTGAGGGGGCGGGCTCAGggggccgcgccgcgccgcgaGGCTGGAGGACCGCGGACCATAGAGCGGCGGCCGGAGCGGCGCCCTGTGCTCGGCGCGTGGCGAGGAGCCACTTCCGGTTTCCGGTCAGCGCCGGGTGGCTCGTTGCGGAGTCCGGGCAACATGGCAACGGCGGTGAGAGGCACCGCCCCGCCCCGCGGGACCCCagagcgcggccctgcccggggGAGATGGGGTTGGGAGGCGGGGCCCCGCCCGCGcgcgcgctgcccccgccccctcaccgctctcctccctccccaggccaCGAAGGTGCCTGAGGTCCGGGACGTGACCCGCATCGAGCGGATCGGTGAGTCCCGCCCCGGGgacctgccgccgccgccgccgccgccatggGAACCAGCCGGGCGCCAGGCGGTCTCCACGGCAACGGGGCTGGGCGCAACCTGCCCCCCCCGGCGGCTCTGGCCCCTGGGGCTCAtcggggctgggctgtgggcggggctgcTGGCCGGGCCCGTGGGGCTGAGCGGGGGCGGGTCAGTGGGGCTGAgcggggggctgggctgtgggcggGGTTCTGGGCCGGGCCCGTGGGGCTgatcgggggcggggctggccggGCCCGTGGGGCTGATCGGGGGCTGGCCGGGCCCGTGGGGCTCATTGGGGGGGGAGCCGTGGGGCAGGTCGGTGGGGCTGGCCGGGCCCGTGGGGCTGATCTGAGGTGTCAGGGAGCAGCGGGCGATACCAGGCTGCCTGGGCCCTTTGCCCTCatcagctctggcccctgcccacGGGGGGGGCACCAAGTCCCCCCTCGGCCCGGGCAGCCAGGTGATGCGCCGGCCTCTCTTCTGTCCCCAGGCGCCCACTCCCACATCCGGGGCCTGGGCCTGGACGATGCCCTGGAGCCCAGACAGGTACCTGgggcgcctcctcctggccacTCCCGTGTGGGGAGCCTGGGCGGAGGGGCCCACTGGGAGAGAGACCCAGGAGGCTTCGGTGGGAGGGAAAATGGGGGGCTGTTGGGGGTAGCGTCACTGTCTGAGGGAGCTTGGGGGGCTGTGCGGGGGGCATAGGGCACCTCGGTCAGTGGAGGAGGAACTGAGTACGGGGGCGGGAGTTCTGGCGGGCGTGGGGGTTGcgtctgggggaaggggtgaatgGGGAGAGATGGAAGGGCTGCCTCTGgattgcagcaggggctgggggtgtgagtgGGGATGGGCTGTgagagaggagtggggatggggtgtgagtggggctgggctgcatgtgagaggagcaggggactgggtgtgtgagtgggggggctgggctgcatgtgagggaggagccgggggcctGGAGGTGTGAGTGGGGGCTGGGTTGCATGTgagggaggagccaggggctgggtgtgtgagtggggctgggctgcatgtgagagaggagtggggactgggtgtgtgagtggggctgggctgcatgtgagggaggagccgggggactgggtgtgtgagtgggggAGCTGGGTTGCATgtgagggaggagccggggggctgggtgtgggagtgggggggctgggctgcatgtgagggaggagccgggggacttggtgtgtgagtgggggggctgggctgcatgtgagggaggagccgggggactgggtgtgtgagtgggggGAATGGGCTGCATgtgagggaggagccggggggctggaggtgtgagtgggggggctgggttGCATgtgagggaggagccggggggctggaggtgtgagggggggggggctgcatgtgagggaggagccggggggctggCTGAGGCTCCCCCCTCGCTGTCACCcacccctcgctctccccaggtCTCGCAGGGCATGGTTGGCCAGCTGGCCGCCCGCCGCGCCGCCGGCGTCATCCTGGAGATGATCAAGGAGGGGAAGATCGCGGGCCGGGCCGTCCTCATTGCCGGCCAGCCGGGCACCGGCAAGACGGCCATTGCCATGGGTACGACACTGGGGGGGCTCCCTCCAAGGCACCTGGGGGGCCCCTGTTGGGAACCGATCACAGCCTTGGCCTGGGGATCCCTTCTCCGCTCCTCCTCTTGATAAGTACAGGGCCCTctgggctccctcccccccacaggaaTTCCCCCCGTCCTGGAATCCTGCTCCCACCCAAGGAATCCCCCCTACCCGTGTCCTGGGATCCCCCCGACCCTGGGAATCCCTCCCGCCCTGGCACTCTCCTCTGGGCCCCTCGAGGGAGTTGCCATGCCCAGAGCAGTGGCTGAGGAGTGGGGGTCCCCAGCTGTCCGCTCCCCTGTGTAACcagctctcccccctgcccccaggcatgGCGCAGGCGCTGGGGCTGGACACGCCTTTCACCGCCATCGCCGGCAGCGAGATCTTCTCCTTGGAGATGAGCAAGACAGAGGCGCTGACCCAGGCCTTCCGGCGCTCCATCGGCGTGCGCATCAAGTGAGGGGCGGggcccggacgccggggttctgCCTGCAActcggggaggagaggggggctgggagccaggactcctgggttctctctccggctctgggaagggagtgggttcaagtggttagagcagggagccaggactcctggcttctctccATGGCAATGGGAGgtgagtggggtctagtggttagagcagcgggggctgggagccaggactcctgggttctctccccagttctgggaggagaggggaactggtgggttagagcaggggggctgggaaccaggactcctgggttctctccctggcaatgggaggggagtgggatcaggtggttagagccgggggctgggagccaggactcctgggttctctccctggcaatgggaggggagtgggatcaggtggttagagccgggggctgggagccaggactcctgggttctctccctggcagtgggaggggagtgggatctagtggttagagccgggggctgggagccagggggcatTGGTTGCTGCCGTGCGTAGGTTCCGCCCTGGGCACAGAGCTGCCTGCCCGGCTCGGGGTGGTGGGGGAAGCTGATTTCTGTcccgggggggggtgagggctgttcCCCCCTGACCCCACCACTCTTCACCCGCAGGGAGGAGACCGAGATCATCGAGGGGGAGGTGGTGGAGATCCAGATTGACCGCCCGGCCACTGGCACTGTGAGTGGGGAgcgcggcagggggtgggggtgggcagccCCTGGGGGCTGAGCCAGCCGGTGCCGCCCCGGGTTCCCCGGCCCAGCTTGGCAGGAGCAGGACAGACCTGGGTTGGCTGGTGCTGATGTGCCCTCCCATACCCCACCTGCCGCCCCAGGAACgggccctcccctccctccaagaGCAGACCCCCCCCTTAGGCCAGTGGGCggggggcagctgtgggctctctccccctccccccacgttTGCTCTCTGCCAGGGAGtgtggcgggtgggggggaggtgcgCAGCGGCTGacgctcccccccccacaccacagggcgCCAAGGTGGGGAAGCTGACGCTGAAGACCACGGAGATGGAAACCATCTACGACCTGGGCACCAAGATGATCGAGTCCCTGACCAAGGAGAAAGTGCAGgcagggtgaggggggggggggcggcagtgGGCGATGGGTGGGACAGGAGGGGCCCATGGGTGGAGAGCTCACGCTTGCTGGGAGGGCTCCCACAAGGGGCCCATATCGGGGCTTCCAGTGtcgagggggctgggctccccccGTCTGCCgtcgcaccccccccccccagccaggcctgaccACCCCCCCCCTAAAATGctggggtataaattagctgttcccactggagagggatcttggagtcattgcggaGAGTTCGCTGGTAACATCCGCGCCACGTGCAGCGGCGGTGAAAGCCCGAGCCCGGCGCTGGGAGTCCTGCAGGAAATGTCTTGCCTCTCTAGATCCACGGCACAGCCGCATCGGGGAGACGGCGCAGGCGCGGGCGCCCCCTCGCCAAAGAGATGGGTTGGAgttgggaaaggttcagaaaagggcaacaaaaacgctGAGGGGTCTGGGACGGCTGCCgcgtgaggagagattaataagacggggacctttcagcttggaagagagacgcctaaaggggggggggggtgacagagctctataaaatcatACCTGGGGCGGAGAAAGTGAATCAGGGCGTGttgtttactcctcataacacaagaactggggtcacccaatgaaatgaaccggcagcaggtttaacacaaacacaAGGAAGAATTTCTTCACCCGACGCACAGtcggcctgtggaactccctgccgcaggatgctgtgaaggccaaggctagaACAGGGTTCAGAAGAGACCTAGCCAGGTCCCTGGAGGCCAGGCCCATCGGTGgccattagccaggctgggcagggatggggtccgTGGCCGCTGTTTGCCGGGAGCTGGGGATGGGTCACTCGACGGTGCCCCCTGCTGTTCGGTCCCTTGGGGGCGGCTGCCGGGACACGGGACACTGGGCTGGAcggagctttggtctgacccagtctggccgttcctCTGTTCCCCCGCAGGGACGTCATCACCATCGACAAAGCCACAGGGAAGATCAGCAAGCTGGGGCGCTCCTTCACCCGGGCGCGGGACTACGACGCCATGGGCGCCCAGGTACGGGCGGTGCCGGGGGGGGCGCCCAGGTACGGGCGGTGCCGGGGGGGGCGCCCAGGTACGGGCAGTGCCGGGGGGGAGCCCAGGTACGGGCAGTgccggggagagggggggagcccaggcacgggcggtgccgggagcgccAGGCACGGGCGGTGCCGGGAGCCCAGGTACGGGCGGTGCCGGGGCGCCAGGTGCAGGCGGTGCCGGGAGAGGGGAGCCCAGGCACGGGCGGTGCCGGGAGCCCAGGCACGGGCGGTGCCGGGAGGGGCGCCCAGGTACAGGCGGTGCCGGGGCTGCCCAGGTATGGGCGGTGCCGGGAGGAGTGGGGCGCCCAGGtacgggcggtgctggggggagggggggtgcccAGATACAGGCAGtgccgggggggggagagggggggcaggggggcgcccAGGTACGGGCCGGGGCTCTGAGCTGCCTGCCCCCCacgttcgggggggggggagtggggtggtgctcaggggcagcaggggggcgcTGAGCAGCCCTTCCCCCGCATCACTTCATGTTGtcccaggtgtgtgtggggggggtcggCTGCTGGGGGGGGTGCGGTGGGGGGCTCCAGAGGGCAGACTctgagctgccccctccccagaccaaGTTCGTGCAGTGCCCGGACGGGGAGCTGCAGAAGCGCAAGGAGGTCGTGCACACGGTGTCGCTGCACGAGATCGACGTCATCAACAGCCGCACGCAGGGCTTCCTGGCCCTCTTCTCAGGTGCCCCCCCGCGGCCCCCCCGTCACCCCCCCAtcatcccccccccagccccatcaccAGCCGCTCGCAGGGCTTCCTGGCCCTCTTCTCAGGTGCCCCCGCGCCCCCGTCACCCCCGCAGCCCCCGtcacccccaccccgcagccccatCAACAGCCGCACGCAGGGCACAGCCCTCTTCTCAGGTGCCCCCGGCCCCCCgtcaaccccacccccccataaaCAGCCGCACGCCGGGCGTCCAGGCCCGCGTCACAGGTGCCCCCCGGCCCCCCTgtcaccccacagcccccgtcacccccacagccccatcaacAGCCGCACGCAGGGCGTCCTGGCCCTCTTCTCAGGTGCCCCCCCGCAGCCGCCTCCACCTCCCTGCGGCCTCCTGACCCTCTTCCGCGGCCCTGGGGGGCACAGGCTCTACCCCCCGAGTCAGagcctctcccttccccagcgaGGTGGGTGCCCCCCCCGGGAGGGTGGGTCCCCTGGGGGCGTCGGGGTCGGGGCGTGTCCCTGCCGGGGCCCCCTAGCTCGTGTCTGCGCCCCCAGGCGACACCGGGGAGATCAAGGCCGAGGTGCGGGAGCAGATCAACGCCAAGGTGGCCGAGTGGCGTGAGGAGGGAAAAGCCGAGGTCATCCCGGGGTGAGTGCGGGGGGATGGGTGATGCTGGACAGGTGATCTCTGGGGGGTTTGGAGCCTGGGTGAGTTGGGGTAGGAGGATGCCTGTAGGGTGTTGGGGGGGCAGCATGGTTCCAGGGACTGAGTGATTGGAGGGGCTAAGTGTATGCACAGGGGGCCAGCAGGGTGACcccgggagggaggggatggtggGGGGCCAGCGGGTGatcacagggagggaggggatggtggGGGCCAGCAGGGTGATcacaggagggaggggatggtggGGAGCTGGCGGGGTgaccccaggagggaggggatggtggGGGCCAGCAGGGTGATCACAGGGAGGTGGGGATGGTGGGGGGAGCTGGCGGGGTGATCACAGGGATGGGGGATCACAGTGGATTGaccctggggagggagaggggctggcagggtgtccccgggggggggggatcgcTGTGGGAGggccatggggagggagggggaagggggggccgGCAGGAGGGTGACGGCCGTGCCCCCCCAGGTGCTGTTCATCGACGAGGTTCACATGCTGGACATCGAGTGTTTCTCCTTCCTCAACCGGGCGCTGGAGAGCGACATGGCCCCCGTGCTCATCATGGCCACCAACCGCGGCATCACCAGGTGGGCAGCCGGGGGgggcctggccgggggggggctggtgggggtcagggtggaggggggttggctggggcggGCAGGGTGACAGGTAGCTCCGTTCctgagggctgggggagccagagggtcctgcccccccccccccagccagacgTGACTCTCACCCGGAACAGCCCAAAACCCAGAGCTTGTGGGTACAGAGACCAGGACCCCCCAGTCTGGTCccgtttggggggtggggagcccagatcCTGGTTctgggtccccccccccagcccctcctctggcctttgtctcgcTTCCCGGGCCCAAGGTGGCACCTGGCTCTCAGGTCACACAGGGGCACCCGGCtgggcagcctcacctgcccccagggcctcagcgaaatcaccccccccccccccaattcccacCAGCTGAGCGTTGGGGCagcacccagggaaactgaggcacgcacagTGTGGGACAGTGAGACTCACATGCAACATAACAAGGCGAATAAACCCCACTTCCTCACGGGGGCTttcccgggggggtggggtgcatggGGACAGGTGGCTCTGAcagttgtgggggggaggggctggagcccctcccctgtcgcTGAGGCCCCCGCTCCCCCCAGGATCCGCGGCACCAGCTACCAGAGCCCCCACGGGATCCCCATCGACCTGCTGGACCGGCTGCTGATCATCTCCACCGCGCCCTACAGCGACAAGGAGACCAAGCAGATCCTCAAGATCAGGTGGGGGGGTCCCCACGGCAGTGCCCCATAGGCCCGGTGCTCTCACCCGGCCCGGCAGCCCCTGGGGTGAGCCCCTCGgcttcccaccccctggcccccccctcggagcttgcagcccccccccagcgaGTGCCCTGGGATGGGCCCCGGGGGCGGAcgggccccccagctctgggctcggGAGTGAATCGGTCGGGGGGGGGACCGTGGGGGGGCTGTTGGGGGTCTGGGCGCAGCGCGGAGAGTCCTGGGTTAGCGCCGAGGACAGAAATTACAGCCAAgcccagctgggtcggacccgagcccagagccccccgacCCCTTAGTGccagtgcccccactccccccccccagccccacacggagcaaccccccccggcccctcGTCCTCCTGCTGGTCGCACCCGCCCGGCTCCCTGCCCAGGGGGCACCCGCGGGCGTTAGCTGCTGGGTGCCAAccggctgggcagtgggggggccaTTGTCTTCTGGGCCCCTCCCTGGGCGTGgggggccctggccccagccagccGCCGTGGGTCACACCTGGGTCTGTGTGGTGAGCaaactgcctcttcccacccccgctgACCACGCGgcctgtggggaaactgaggcgcacgcCCCGTCAGGGATCTCTG includes:
- the RUVBL2 gene encoding ruvB-like 2 → MATAATKVPEVRDVTRIERIGAHSHIRGLGLDDALEPRQVSQGMVGQLAARRAAGVILEMIKEGKIAGRAVLIAGQPGTGKTAIAMGMAQALGLDTPFTAIAGSEIFSLEMSKTEALTQAFRRSIGVRIKEETEIIEGEVVEIQIDRPATGTGAKVGKLTLKTTEMETIYDLGTKMIESLTKEKVQAGDVITIDKATGKISKLGRSFTRARDYDAMGAQTKFVQCPDGELQKRKEVVHTVSLHEIDVINSRTQGFLALFSGDTGEIKAEVREQINAKVAEWREEGKAEVIPGVLFIDEVHMLDIECFSFLNRALESDMAPVLIMATNRGITRIRGTSYQSPHGIPIDLLDRLLIISTAPYSDKETKQILKIRCEEEDVEMNEDAYTVLTRIGLETSLRYAMQLITAASLVCRKRKGTEVQVEDIKRVYSLFLDESRSTQYMKEFQEAFLFNELKGDTMDTS